In Microbulbifer sp. GL-2, the following are encoded in one genomic region:
- a CDS encoding peptidoglycan DD-metalloendopeptidase family protein, producing MIGVLKILGISTLLLLSVSCSSHRAPTSSLKQPPGIRINYHTVSKGDTLYSIAWRYGKDFRRLAALNGIGSPYNIYPGQRLKLTGKVPSSTPSNLRRVVKKPVSKQAVAKPPATTASKKSLTQSSQRQTAKTKRAGAIRWRWPVRGQLLSRFRSGDPLRKGVDIAGEKGESVLAAADGTVIYAGSALRGYGKLLIVKHSEVYLSAYAHNHRLLVKEGSEVKAGQRIAELGSSGTDRNKLHFEIRKNGQPVDPLAYLP from the coding sequence TTGATTGGGGTGTTAAAAATATTAGGCATTAGCACTCTGTTATTGCTTTCGGTTTCCTGTAGTAGTCACAGGGCTCCCACCAGCTCCCTGAAGCAGCCCCCCGGTATCCGCATCAACTACCATACGGTAAGTAAGGGAGATACCCTCTATTCGATAGCCTGGCGATACGGCAAGGATTTTCGCCGACTGGCTGCACTTAATGGCATTGGATCCCCTTACAATATTTACCCGGGGCAACGGCTGAAGCTCACTGGAAAGGTACCATCCAGCACCCCTTCAAATTTGCGCAGAGTAGTGAAAAAACCTGTGTCAAAGCAGGCTGTTGCCAAACCGCCAGCCACGACCGCGAGTAAAAAATCTTTAACGCAAAGCTCCCAACGCCAAACGGCTAAGACCAAGCGTGCGGGGGCAATTCGCTGGCGTTGGCCTGTTCGGGGGCAGCTCCTCAGCCGATTCCGCTCTGGGGATCCTTTACGTAAGGGAGTTGATATCGCGGGTGAAAAGGGTGAGTCTGTATTGGCAGCAGCCGATGGCACTGTTATCTACGCGGGAAGTGCGCTGAGAGGTTATGGAAAGCTGTTGATCGTTAAGCACAGTGAAGTTTACCTGAGTGCTTACGCCCACAATCACCGTTTATTGGTGAAAGAGGGCAGCGAAGTCAAAGCGGGGCAACGGATAGCGGAACTGGGTTCGAGTGGTACCGACCGCAACAAGCTCCACTTTGAAATTCGCAAAAACGGTCAGCCAGTAGACCCTCTTGCTTATTTGCCGTAA